The genomic segment GCCAAAGGAAGTGGAGGATGACCTGGGACTGAGCATGCTCATAGACTCGCAGAACAACCAGTACGTCCTGACCAAACCACGGGACTCCACGATGCCGAGAGCGGACCATCACTTcatcaaggtcagtttgtccCTCTAGGCTGAATACAATTGTAAATGctgcattcatttgttttgagtCTTTAATCATGTTGTTTGCATCGTGTGTGCAGGACTTGGTGTCGGTGGTGATGTTGTCCCTGCCCTGTGGTTGGATTTGCTCTCTGGTCGGCCTTCCTCCCATGTTTGGATATATAGTCTGCGGCGTCCTACTTGGACCCTCGGGCCTCAACAGCATCAaggtgtgtttgcgtgtgttttttgtttgcagaGTCTAAAATTACTTTGTGCGCTGGTTGTTCATTTCggcctccgtctctctgtcttacAGTCTATGGTCCAGGTGGAGACTCTGGGGGAGTTAGGTGTGTTCTTCACTCTTTTTGTGGTGGGACTGGAGTTCTCACCTGAGCGGCTTCGCAAGGTAAACGACCTACATAAAGGGATTGTTATTGTACATTGTCAGTAGCCCGTTCCTCTGTTAACTTCTTTTATCTGACTTTTCTTGACAATTGGCAAATACCTGTATTGTTCCAACTTAGAAATATTCCCCCATCCCTCATTCTTTTGTtcgatttttatttatttttttacaataaagCTGCTCTAAGTCTTTAGTTAGTTACATTCTGTCATAAAATGGGTGAATGTCAGTGTGCTGTATacaaactctgtgtgtgtaggtgtggaAGATATCAGTCCAGGGCTCGTGCTACCTGAGTCTGCTGATGGTGGGGGCTGGTTTGTTGTGGGGACAAGTCCTGCATATACGACCCACACAGACTGTCTTCATTTCCACTTGTCTGTCCCTGTCGAGCACTCCACTGGTGTCCCGCTTTTTGGCAggagggagcagaggggagAAAGAAGGTATGTAGGTACGTCTGTGCCTAGAAATGAACATAGATATGCGTCACAGTGTCAACTTAGTCAAGGTCACCACTGAAACAAGTGGTGAACAAGGGAACAAATCTTCTGAAAGCTGTGTCAGGAACAAAGTGGAATACATGTATATCTCATTCATCTGCTCAGTATAGTATATTCTCAAAGTGTAACTAAATAACGAGAAGGCGCCTTTATTTAACTTGTATTCAGAAGCGCTATTAGCCAAGAAAAGGCAGCTAGATTCTGACAAGAGTCTTTTCCAGGTGATCTGGACTATAGCAGCGTCCTCCTCGGAATGTTAGTGATGCAGGATGTTCAGCTCGGCCTCTTCATCGCCGTCATGCCGACTCTGATCCAGGCCCAGAGAGGAGACTTGGGCAGGTCAGTGAGCCTCTTTGTTGTTGATGACGGTTCTCAGTCATCTAGGAAacggtaattctaagtgctataACGTAGGTAACTGGACTTGTTCAGTTTCTTTAATATGTTTCACCAAAGAGagatgaaacatcttcaagaaactggatCGAGTCCAGCTGCCTGTGTTATAGCACTTCCACAGAAGCAGGTTCCACAGAAGGAACCTCTTTGTTCTTTGcatgtttatatttgtacacagacaaacagcacATCTAAAtctgttttccttttgtgaAACACAGCTTCCTGTTGGGAAGTCTTCGTGTATTGTACCTCTTGGCCCAGGTCCTGGGCTCTCTGGCTgccgtgctgctgctgtgtttgttacTCAAGTCATTCCTAATCGGGCCCTATTACAAGAAGCTGCATGCCGAGAGCAAAGGCAACAAGGAGATCCTGGTGCTGGGGATGGCAGCTTTCGTCTTTTTCATGCTGACGGTAAAACTTTGCTTTCAATCGTTTATTCGTCGCTGTTTTCCCTTCTTTCATTTCTCTGCAAATGTTGTGCTGTGAAGAAGCTGTTTTGTGTTGATTGTTTTTCTCGCTGACTGACACTGTAGGCGACAGACTTTCTGGATGTTTCCATGGAGCTGGGATGTTTCCTGGCCGGAGCTTTGCTGTCCACTCAGGGTCACATGGTTACGACGGAGGTCACGGGATGCATCGAGCCAATCCGGGATTTCCTCGCCATCATCTTCTTCGCCTCTATAGGTCAGATCCAACATGACAATTTTATGACAGCTCTCAGCTTCTGTACATTGAGGCTTTGCTCATCacgtgtgtgttggtgtgacgCTGCAGGTCTCCACGTGTTCCCGACGTTCGTGCTGTATGAGCTCACCATTCTGCTGGTGCTGACGCTCACTCTCGTCATTATGAAGGTAAagactttttctgtctttctacTCTTTCTTCCCCCTCCTGTTCACCTTTCAGACTTTCACTCCCCACTCTCTCGACTTCGCTCCTCATTGTCTCCCAGTTCGTGATGGCCGTACTCGTGTTGTCAGTGATCTTGCCGCCGGGCTCTCGACACATCCGGTGGATCGTGTCAGCCGGTCTGGCCCAAGTCAGCGAATTCTCCTTTGTCTTGAGCAGCCGTGCACGTCGTGCAAGTATCATCTCCAGAGAGGTTAGTGATGACTAGATATATAAACACTGACAGTTATTTTATTCTTGAAACAGTCGTAGGTGTCCCAGAATGAATCATTTCATTCCAGTTCAGTTTCATGAGtttctcatttccttttcttaTTGCTGCTTTTCAATTTGCTGCCTTGTGATAAAGGGCTGAAATGAAATAACTCTAACTCTTAAGTAGGGCAGCAGATAACTACTATTGTCATTATAGGTTTAATCTATCAATTAATTTCTTGATTAATCAAATGGCTGTCTGATCTATAAAATGCAGAGGTCTGAGAGCCCAAGATGACATTTTCCAAAGCCTTGTATTGTCTGACTAAAAGCCCCAAATATTTTattcaatatatattatattcaaaattatataaaacacagaaaagcaacaaatgaTCACATTTGAGATGCTCAACCTTGAGATTATTTTCCGGTTTTGCTGGATGAATCCACTGTAATGATAAACTGTTTACCATAACCGTTTGCAATACATTTTGTGTCACTTGACTAATCCCTTAATTGTTTTAACTCTACAATAAAGATCTTCAGCTGTAGTGCCAAAATGTTCATGATGACTGTACATTTGGGAAAATTAGTAAACAAGGAGATGTTCTCGAATGAACTAAACAGAAACTGATGGATCTCAGTCTCTAACACCCGTATCGCTCCCTGTGCAGGTGTACCTGCTGGTTCTCAGCGTCACCACCCTCAGTTTGCTGCTGGCGCCAGTGCTCTGGAGAGTCACCACACACAAATGGGTTCCCCGGACCGAACGCAAAACAATCAcatgaccagagcaccttcggGGCTGAAATGTTACCGATGTGACTCTAAAAAGGTGACGGAAGCAGAGGTTAAGTCTTAAGCAGACACTCAGAAAGGCTGTCATCGTAACGCACACAATAACATGACACTGCCTTCTGGACcaaatctttctcttcttcttcttcttcttcttcttcttcttcttcttcttcttcttcttcttcttcttcttcttcttcttcttcttcttcttcttcttcttcttcttcttcttcttctcttcctcttcctcttcctcttcctcttcctcttcctcctgaatTAACACACTCAATCTACTGCTTGATGGTCAACATCAGCTACACTTTGACGTCTTCATAAATCCCTCCTTCAGACTGTTATAAGGTCTTCTGCTATCCATGTATATCACCTGTTACATTTCTCTCCGTGACCTGCTCCTCCACAGTGTTTACACATAGCTACTGATACTGTACAACACAACCCAAAATCATTCAGCTAATATCTATCAAAacttaacctcttcactctttTAGCAAGAATCAGTTATCCTTAATCAAAATGGGAGGCAAAGCTGTGTGACAGTTCAGTAGAGAAGCACAAGTACTTTCTCCTACATTATGTGGAACAACAGATCATTTTTCTCTCCGCTGTCAGTGTGAATTATTTTGTTAtcgttgtttttcttttctgttttgttttttttttttacttcatccGTTGACTCCGAACTTTCAAACCCAAGTTTTCTCTATCCCTTGTAACATCACAGTGACCAAATCTGACAGTTCAACTTCATGTTTACGTTTTCATGTACAAGTAAAATGGGGAGAATATTTTGCGTGATTCAAATTTGCAGTTTACAGTTGACCGTCTCACATTATAACATTTAGATTATTGCAGATTGCAATTTTGCATTCTTATTGAAGTGCAAACCTTCTTTCTGTAGTATTTATTAGTAAGTAATTGTAGTTTATTTTAATCATTGTACTACTGTGAAATTATCTGTGATGACAGTTTTAGAGTTGCCTAAAAACTACAATAACTCCTCGTAAAAAGACtccaaaacaaactgttttaatttattcacTTTCTCCGTTCAGCTGTATGTAATCCCCAGTATATAGCACCCGATAgtgaaaagtaagaaatgaAGATAATGAAATATTAGCAGCTCACACAGAAAACGGTCATCAGAATGTATTTACTGATGTTCGATCCAAAAAAGAAATCCTGCATTAGTTACCATTGAATGTCGAACTGACCATGTGCCTGCTAAACGCTGCTCTGCACTAAGAAACAGACTTTGAGGAGTGATCACACTGTGCAGGTCCTCGTCTTATCTTCCATATTGTGCAATGTAACTGTACGTGTGTAGCTATGTTcatgttatattttgttttatgtgtaatctttttatattttcctgCAGTGCATTAACACAGAGGGGTATGTTTCTTTACTTTGTGTGGTGGATTGTGTTTACATACTTGTTGTAGGTGGTCATGACCGACGCTTCCAGGCACAAAGACATGCTGTTTCCATCAAaacgtttgtgtgtttttaagttgtaattcttttatttattaaaaaaaaagagctatgttttaaaaaaaaatattgatcatTTTGTTATTAAAACTGTGGTTCAGCTCTGTTGCATTATAAAAATCAACTTCAGTCACTGTtaatacaaaaaactacaaaagaGAGGGGACGCTTTGAATCAAATCTgtggtgttttattttacaggtgtcagTATGAGTCCTGTAATCCAGAATATGAATATCTCCTCGTGAACCCCTTATTACAAGTTATAGTTTAAGTGATGATATGAATCGTTCAACCAAAAAGTGCCTTTTCCTTTTCAGATTGTTTCAATTAAAGGATCATTTCAGTATTaagtatttcacaaaaaaatgtcCCTTGATAGTTATAATGCCAGTTCCAAAAGAAATGggacatgatttaaaaaaatctatgaaGTTTAAGAAGTCGAACATATTATTTACTGTCTTTAttctgttttcactgtgtgtACGTCAAAAAGGGTTAACAAactgtcacattttgttttatttatgtgtcatgcagcatcccaacttttttggaatcCTGTTTATATTGGGATCATTTCTCTACACTATACATGTACCTTCTGATGACGGCAGCATTGTGTTTGCATTGATCCTTTACACCTTCAGCACCGAAGCCAAAAACAAAGAACCTGACCAATGGACATATCACGCCATGTGATCAATCTGTGTTATCACACAGCAGAACAATCTTTTTCAAGGAAAACGTCTGCCTGacacgtgtctgtgtgtgcgcacatgcgAGCACACCTGCACCGTGTAAGCTGTTAACACCCAAACTCTGCAGTCAGCAGATCAGTGAGAAccctcatcatcattatcatcctATTAGCACAGACTGCCTATTACAAATACAACAGACTGTACATGAATAGATTTTTAGAAGTGCTTTTAAAACAGCTTTATGATGGAATACTTTTGGTTCTGTTAATCTTAATTATATAAATCTTGAGCTCAGCAACTACTcttgagaccaaaaaaaaaatttggaaTGAGATTTTATTTAGAAATATTTTGTCGTCACATTATAataacatgttctacagtgtctTTAATCCCAAATCCACATCAAAAGTCTTGTGTGTTCCCTCCGACATTCACAAAACGATACTTGtatgaagggaggagaggaggagacaggcaAATATAAAGTTTGTTAGCATGCATCAGGCTTCataacaataaatacatgtatagaTTAGATTATTTCTTTGTTATGGTGAAACCTGAAATGTAGAGGACAAAGAACTCCACAAATCACTCAGCTAAGCATGACAACATCATCTTAATAAAAgcaacacacagcacagagatTCACAACGGGGCCTATACTGTTGGGTTAACTTGAATACAAGTTGTCTAAAGGCTGTTAGATAATCATCATTATTGATCTACAGGTGATCCTGACAGGTGAGTTGGGATATCTGAGGACCTCCTTCCTGTTCTGTTTCTCATTTTTCTGCTTTGAGGTAGAAGAGGACTTTCCCCTCGTAGGGGTCGTGGATGTTTTGGTAGCTGATCTTGTCAGAGACCACTCTGCACTGGATCTTGGCGGACATTTCTCCGACCAGGCTGAACCGAACAGCCACCAGCGGGTTGACGTAGgttggctggaaaaaaaaaagaaagaagtcaaTGTAGACTGTTGGTTACTTGATTTTTGTTAATAAGCTAAAAGAAATAGTTTGCCTTTTGGGAAGTAAACACATATGCTTTTatgctgagagttagatgagcAGAGTTATAAATGTGTTGCTACAGCTAGCaggtgattagcttagcttagcaaaaagGATGTAAACGGGGAAACGGCTAGCCTGACTGCTCGGAGGAAACAAAATCCTTCTAGTAGCACCTTTTATATTTGGTATACTCAATGCAAAAACGTTCTGTATTTACATCAAGTTTACAATAAGCTTGACACCACTGAATAGTTCTGAGGAGATCTCTGGACATTTCCAGACATGTCTCTTGTGACAAGACCTGGTTTCTTTAATGAGACTTCGGGACaattccagccgtgtttgtggccaCAAAAACAGGTATTCTAAGGCAAAACAGGAACTTCTTCCAACTGTAACCaaattgtttttgtgcctaaacataaccagagcataagcacagcattgtcgcAACATAAACATAGAAAAAATAACCTAAagaaaagttgcaacataaacaaatgtaatgtttcAACATATCCGTCGTTTGCAGAaaatgtacattgccaacattcaGTTTGGCTGGGCAGATTCTGTTTCCTTCAGACAGGCAGGCAAGTTATTTTCCCCTTtattccagtctttgtgcttaACTGAACAAATCTCCTGTTGGTTGCTTATACAGATTTACCAAATACAGACACCACATAGGTATTGATCTTTATTACTTCATTCTAAGGAGGAGAGCAAATTAATGTATATTGAAAttcaaaacaagtttatttAGGGATATGCACCCCATGACAACAGTTGAAAATGTACC from the Sparus aurata chromosome 4, fSpaAur1.1, whole genome shotgun sequence genome contains:
- the tmco3 gene encoding transmembrane and coiled-coil domain-containing protein 3 codes for the protein MQVVCWLLCFGMAGALVLQKDQVAQHAIKLYRGKGATHGHSWVASNCKRLVGLLRQKNVVVKKLAAAADAVGRDLALSEPERHFQVHTLEVFQKELNESEHLVFQAVHSLQRALQGDYKDVVNMKESSRQRLEALREAAIKEEQEYMELVAAEKHQQEALKSALAQNKTLSMLDEILEDVRKAADRLEEEIEEHAFDNNKQMKGVNVEAVLRVEDDEESGGKRKNKSRPKEVEDDLGLSMLIDSQNNQYVLTKPRDSTMPRADHHFIKDLVSVVMLSLPCGWICSLVGLPPMFGYIVCGVLLGPSGLNSIKSMVQVETLGELGVFFTLFVVGLEFSPERLRKVWKISVQGSCYLSLLMVGAGLLWGQVLHIRPTQTVFISTCLSLSSTPLVSRFLAGGSRGEKEGDLDYSSVLLGMLVMQDVQLGLFIAVMPTLIQAQRGDLGSFLLGSLRVLYLLAQVLGSLAAVLLLCLLLKSFLIGPYYKKLHAESKGNKEILVLGMAAFVFFMLTATDFLDVSMELGCFLAGALLSTQGHMVTTEVTGCIEPIRDFLAIIFFASIGLHVFPTFVLYELTILLVLTLTLVIMKFVMAVLVLSVILPPGSRHIRWIVSAGLAQVSEFSFVLSSRARRASIISREVYLLVLSVTTLSLLLAPVLWRVTTHKWVPRTERKTIT